In Camelus bactrianus isolate YW-2024 breed Bactrian camel chromosome 28, ASM4877302v1, whole genome shotgun sequence, a single window of DNA contains:
- the MTLN gene encoding mitoregulin translates to MADVSERTLQLSVLVAFASGVLLGWQANRLRRRYLDWRKKRLQDKLAATQKKLDLA, encoded by the coding sequence ATGGCGGACGTGTCCGAGAGGACGCTGCAGCTGTCAGTGCTGGTGGCCTTTGCCTCCGGAGTCCTCCTGGGCTGGCAGGCAAACCGGCTGCGGAGGCGCTACCTGGactggaggaagaagaggctgCAGGACAAGCTGGCGGCGACGCAGAAGAAGCTGGACCTGGCCTGA